Below is a genomic region from Larimichthys crocea isolate SSNF unplaced genomic scaffold, L_crocea_2.0 scaffold22085, whole genome shotgun sequence.
TTAAATTTGTCTCTTGTGTTCCTCTCAGGAAACTCTTCTTTATCTGCGTCCACCCTGGTGACTGTCCAAATCCTGGACGTGAATGACAACAGTCCAGTGCTCGTTGGAGATTATTCCTGGAAGTACCTGTGTACGCCTCGCTGGGAGGACCAAGCTCTGGTGTTGGCCTCACGAGACAGTGATGGGCCACAGCATGGAGGACGA
It encodes:
- the LOC113744820 gene encoding cadherin-15-like — translated: MEVIAVDGRNSSLSASTLVTVQILDVNDNSPVLVGDYSWKYLCTPRWEDQALVLASRDSDGPQHGGRLNFSLRSDATVRRNWKLTPINGEGNPVHPQF